ATCAACGCCGTCAATCATTAAAGAGCCGCCAGTAGGCATTATAAAGCCGGGGATCGTTTTTATAAGAGTCGACTTTCCGCAGCCCGATTTCCCCACAAAGGCTACAACCTGCCCGGGCTCAACCTTGAGGTTTATACTCTTAAGGACGAGCGGGGAGTCTTCCGAACCGTAACGGAACTGCAGGTCCTTGAACTCGATCCTCCCTTCACAGTGAGCCATCTCATGTTTGACTTCCACCCCGGCTACTGGGGGCTTTTCTTCAGGCTCGCACTCAAATACATCGTTTAATCTGTCCATTGCAACCGAGACCGACTGGTAGTTGTCCCATAGCCCCACGATGCTCATAATAGGCCCCATAACTGAACCTATAAGAGCATTAAATGCCATTAGCTGACCGATGGACATTGAGCCGTTTATTACCTGGTTGCTTCCTACCCACAGTATCGCTACAGTTGATGCGGTGTTCAGTGTCTGGCTTATTACTCCAGACACCAGTCCCAGTTTCTGCGACTTAAAAGACAGGTTGACAGACTTCAGGAAAGACTCTTCCCAGCGGTTTCTGACGTTCCACTCTGTCCCGTTAGCCTTTATCGTTTCAATGCCGTGTATTGCTTCAATCAGATAGGATGACTGATCACTGCTGACCATAAACTGCTCGTTGCTTATCCTCTTGAAAATGGGAGTAAAGACAAAGGTCAGTGCGATAAAAAAGGGAATAAACGCGAGTACCACGAGCGAAAGCGTTACACTGTAGAGAAACATCATCTGCAGATAAATAATCAGCATTATGACGTTAAGGACAGTTGAAATGGATGCATCGGTAAGTATGGCCCTGATCTTTGAGTTTTCACCAAAACGCGTTATTGTGTCACCGAGCTTCCGGTTGTAGAAATAGCTCATCGGAAGGCTGAGCGTGTACTTGAAAAACTCGGCCAGCATACGCAGATCCAGCTTGGCCGAAATGGTTGCAATGATAAACTGCTGGGCGCTTGAGGTTAATGTCGAAAAGAATGCCACAAGCACCATTCCCATCAGCATCATGTTCAGCAGGGAGGTGTTTTTATATACAATTACATTATCAAGTATCGACTGAATAAAAAGAGGGCTTGCCAGGCCGAGAACGTTTAGTATTAAGGCCCCAATGAAAACTTCAATTAAGAACATTTTCATCGGCTTCAGGTAATTAATATACCTGAAGATAGGGTTCTTTGCCGGCTTGAGCTCATTCAGCCTTTCTGTAGGCTCCAGCTCAATTGCGTAACCGGTCCAGCTTTTTCTGAACTCGCTGTGCGTGATCTTCCTAATACCTATGGCAGGATCGGCTACCCACACAAACTCCCTGGAAATTTTGAAGAGCACGATCCAGTGATATCCCTGCCAGTGAAGTATGGCGGGCAGATTAACATCCTTCAGCGATGGGTACGTAAGCTTGAGGCCGCGCGCCCTGTAGCCCAGGTTTTCTCCTGCCTTGCATACAGCAGCCATTGAGGCGCCGGCAACAGATACGTTTGCCATCTCTCTTACCATTCCCATGCTCAGTTTGTGCCCATAATACTTGGACACCATCGTGAGGCACGCTGCGCCGCAGTCCATCTCATCATGCTGCCTGAGCCAGGGGAATTTCTTTATCTTCTTTCCCTCGTCAAACGAAGGAAACTCGTCTTCATTCTCACTGCTGTTGTGTGAGGTGAGCTCCCGTTGTCTTCTTTCCTCATTTTCATAACTGTTTATTTTGTCAAGGAAAGCATCCCTCAGGGCACCGTTTAGAGCAAATATCTCTTCAACATAGCGGTGTGGTATTTCCAGTACTGTCGAGGCTGTCTTTGCCAAAGCTTCATAACCCTGCTTCCTGTCGCTAATTGCCCCGTATTCTCCCGCGAAGTCGCCTTTCTGGGCAAGCCCGACGAGGAATTTCCCCTCAACCATATTCCTGTATATCTCAAAGGAGCCGCTTACAACATAATAAAGAGAGTTATTCATTTCGTCCTGGCTGAAGATTGCTTCTCCTTCTTCATACCTGGAGACCCATACACTTTCAGAGAGCTCATTAAGCCAGGTTTCATCAATCTTCTTTACTGCAACAATCGATGTGAGCACTTTTTTAAGTTCGGAAGATGCAATGCTCCTCTTGAGCTTTTCGGCTATCGGGGCCATCTCAGGCATGCGGGCATTGACCTCAAAGACCAGGGTCTCATCTGCCGAAGAAATGGAATAATCCCACCTGGCGGCTTTTACAAAGGACATCTCTCCCGTATAATCTCCTTCATTCAGCTTCCCGATGCTCCTGAGCCTGTCGTCAATTTTTTTCTTGAGGCGCAGGCTTCCTGAAATGACTGATATGAAGGTGTTTTGCTCGTCACCTTCCTGATAAAGCTCCTCACCAAGGCTGAGTTTCCTTGTTGTTGTATTGCCGGAAAGAAGCTCCATGTCCTCAGCCGTAAGCCCGGAGAAGAGTGAAACTGAATTCAGGCGTTCTATAATTTCGTCTTCTTTATAGTACATATCTATTTATTTTCATCCTCCCCGCTTAAGTAGTCAAAGAATTTTCCTATCGGGGCAAAAACAAGTTCAATTATCCGCTTTTTGCCGACTACAACCTCTGCAAGGCCATTGGCGCCATAGATCAGGTTTATGCGCGGGTTCTTTTTAGTAAAACCAACCTGAGCTTCATATACATAACCCAGGCCCTCAACAAGCTTTGTGTCTTTTGCAAGACTGACCAGCTTGCCTTCCTGAACTCCATATTCCTGATAAGGAAAAGCGTTGAATTTTACAAATACAGGCTGACCTACCTTTACCTTTGAAATATCCTTGTTCTCAATGTAGATCATTCCATATCTCGGGAAATCATTTCTTATTATTCTGCAGATAACTTCACCCTGATTTATCATCTGGCTTGACTTCACAAAGAGCTGGCTTACTACACCTGGGAACTGTGCCTTTACTATTGCCTGGCTTTGTGTTATCTCAACGCCCTCGGTTCTGCTGTTGACATTTTTTATTTGCAGATTGTAATCGCCAAGCTGTACTATGAGGCTCTGGCGGAGTGAGCTCATCTGCTTAAGCGCATTAAGAACTTCTGTCTTAAATGAGCTGATATAATTATCTATTGATGAAGAGACAGAGTAGTAGTCCCTTTCCGAATTCATCAAATCCGGACTGGAGATAATGCCTTCTTTTAATAAAGACTTGTTTTCCCTGTAGATCTTTTCACGTTTGGACAGAAGAATGTCCGACTTTCTTACTTCATTTAATATGTTATTTGCTTTTACCTTCAAGTCGGATATCATCAGCTGGTATTCATTAAGGCCGCTGTAGTTTTTTACGTCGTATGCAGCCGAATCAAAACTGAAGTTGTTAAGGTCTGAAGTGACTTCACCGGGAACGGGAACCCTGAACCTCTTGTCGCGTTTTGCGTAGTACTCTCCAATGCCTTTCGTCTGCTTTATAAACTCATTTAGCTTCAGTATCTTTTTTATCACCTCATCGCGCTTCTCTACAAAATCCTTCCTTTCCAGGCCTGTTGCATTAATGTTGGGTGAGTAAATTGACAGGAGCACATCGTTGAAAGTGACAATGTCATTTTCATTGATCCCGATTGAAGAGACAATGCCCGAGAAAGGCGCCTGCACGACGTAATCTTCACCTTTTATGATTAGTGCCGAAGTAACGGTATCATCCACCTCGACAATGGTAGAATAGATTAGGGCGCCTATCAGAATTACAAAAATGAGATAAATGGGACCACGTAAGACCCAGCTCGGGGGTGTATCCAGAAATGTGGCAACGGATGTCGAAAATTCCTGCCTTGTTGCGTGCTCAAAAAGATTTAACGCCTTATATTTGACCGGCCCGCCGGGTGCATTGGTATTCTCTTTCTTGCCCTTTTTGAAAAGAGAATAGATCTTTTTTATTTTATCCATTTGTGAAATTTGTCCGTTAAATAAATGGCTCGTGCATTATCAGGTTCAAAACAATCCGCTGTATGCCTGCGTCTACTGGC
This genomic stretch from Ignavibacteria bacterium harbors:
- a CDS encoding ATP-binding cassette domain-containing protein, translated to MYYKEDEIIERLNSVSLFSGLTAEDMELLSGNTTTRKLSLGEELYQEGDEQNTFISVISGSLRLKKKIDDRLRSIGKLNEGDYTGEMSFVKAARWDYSISSADETLVFEVNARMPEMAPIAEKLKRSIASSELKKVLTSIVAVKKIDETWLNELSESVWVSRYEEGEAIFSQDEMNNSLYYVVSGSFEIYRNMVEGKFLVGLAQKGDFAGEYGAISDRKQGYEALAKTASTVLEIPHRYVEEIFALNGALRDAFLDKINSYENEERRQRELTSHNSSENEDEFPSFDEGKKIKKFPWLRQHDEMDCGAACLTMVSKYYGHKLSMGMVREMANVSVAGASMAAVCKAGENLGYRARGLKLTYPSLKDVNLPAILHWQGYHWIVLFKISREFVWVADPAIGIRKITHSEFRKSWTGYAIELEPTERLNELKPAKNPIFRYINYLKPMKMFLIEVFIGALILNVLGLASPLFIQSILDNVIVYKNTSLLNMMLMGMVLVAFFSTLTSSAQQFIIATISAKLDLRMLAEFFKYTLSLPMSYFYNRKLGDTITRFGENSKIRAILTDASISTVLNVIMLIIYLQMMFLYSVTLSLVVLAFIPFFIALTFVFTPIFKRISNEQFMVSSDQSSYLIEAIHGIETIKANGTEWNVRNRWEESFLKSVNLSFKSQKLGLVSGVISQTLNTASTVAILWVGSNQVINGSMSIGQLMAFNALIGSVMGPIMSIVGLWDNYQSVSVAMDRLNDVFECEPEEKPPVAGVEVKHEMAHCEGRIEFKDLQFRYGSEDSPLVLKSINLKVEPGQVVAFVGKSGCGKSTLIKTIPGFIMPTGGSLMIDGVDIKNINLLSLRRNIGMVLQESFLFSGTVMENIALGDINPDEKRVREAAEMAAAHEFIMQLPAGYKTIVGERGLAVSGGQKQRICIARSLYRNPKIFIFDEATSALDAESEKRIQENLNNILVNRTAFIIAHRLSTVRNADIICFLGDGLVLEKGTHDELIKQRGFYYAMAKDQLGAE
- a CDS encoding HlyD family efflux transporter periplasmic adaptor subunit, which encodes MDKIKKIYSLFKKGKKENTNAPGGPVKYKALNLFEHATRQEFSTSVATFLDTPPSWVLRGPIYLIFVILIGALIYSTIVEVDDTVTSALIIKGEDYVVQAPFSGIVSSIGINENDIVTFNDVLLSIYSPNINATGLERKDFVEKRDEVIKKILKLNEFIKQTKGIGEYYAKRDKRFRVPVPGEVTSDLNNFSFDSAAYDVKNYSGLNEYQLMISDLKVKANNILNEVRKSDILLSKREKIYRENKSLLKEGIISSPDLMNSERDYYSVSSSIDNYISSFKTEVLNALKQMSSLRQSLIVQLGDYNLQIKNVNSRTEGVEITQSQAIVKAQFPGVVSQLFVKSSQMINQGEVICRIIRNDFPRYGMIYIENKDISKVKVGQPVFVKFNAFPYQEYGVQEGKLVSLAKDTKLVEGLGYVYEAQVGFTKKNPRINLIYGANGLAEVVVGKKRIIELVFAPIGKFFDYLSGEDENK